One Limisphaerales bacterium DNA window includes the following coding sequences:
- the hemW gene encoding radical SAM family heme chaperone HemW yields MPVESLYCHVPFCASKCSYCAFFSHAPDGATVNRYVAALVRELELVADDLPPRTIFFGGGTPSILNLRQWETVLTAMDRLGLTGAEEWTVECNPATLSLEKAKLLRAAGVNRISMGVQSLDAGLLERLGRVHSREMVFKSYDALRAAGFERINLDLMFAIPSQTMEVWKASLRETADLEPEHLSCYEVIYEQDTPLYEQLQAGEFEVHEDLACDMFEALVDFAGERGFHQYEVANFAKHSGANEFETPSEACRHNINYWRGGDYHGLGPSATGYVGGIRTTNIANTQRYCEILERNERAIDHTEQLAPLQRAGETAAFGLRMNAGWSFAEFQKTTGYDLRNEWAEPMQTLVKQGNGVLEEERFRLTPKGLRFADAAAAEFL; encoded by the coding sequence GTGCCTGTTGAATCGCTTTATTGCCACGTCCCGTTTTGCGCGAGCAAGTGCAGCTATTGCGCGTTCTTCTCGCACGCGCCGGATGGAGCAACGGTGAATCGCTACGTGGCCGCGCTGGTGCGGGAGCTGGAATTGGTGGCGGACGATTTGCCGCCGCGCACAATTTTCTTCGGTGGCGGCACGCCCTCTATTTTGAATTTGCGCCAATGGGAAACCGTGCTCACCGCGATGGATCGCCTTGGCCTTACGGGTGCGGAGGAGTGGACGGTAGAATGCAATCCCGCCACGCTCTCGCTGGAGAAAGCCAAGCTGCTGCGCGCCGCGGGCGTGAACCGCATCTCGATGGGCGTGCAATCGCTTGATGCCGGCTTACTTGAGCGCCTTGGCCGCGTGCATTCGCGCGAGATGGTTTTTAAGTCCTATGATGCTCTGCGCGCGGCGGGTTTTGAGCGCATCAATCTGGATCTGATGTTCGCCATCCCGTCGCAGACAATGGAGGTTTGGAAGGCATCCCTGCGCGAAACCGCCGACTTGGAGCCGGAACATCTTTCCTGCTACGAGGTCATTTACGAACAGGACACGCCGCTGTACGAGCAACTGCAAGCGGGCGAGTTTGAGGTGCACGAAGATTTGGCGTGCGATATGTTTGAGGCGCTCGTGGACTTCGCGGGCGAACGCGGTTTTCATCAATACGAAGTCGCCAATTTCGCAAAGCATTCCGGCGCAAATGAATTCGAAACCCCAAGCGAAGCTTGTCGGCATAATATCAACTACTGGCGCGGTGGCGATTATCACGGCCTTGGCCCGAGCGCCACCGGATACGTCGGCGGCATCCGCACCACCAACATCGCCAACACCCAACGCTACTGCGAGATTCTCGAACGCAACGAACGCGCCATCGATCACACTGAGCAATTGGCCCCCCTCCAACGTGCCGGCGAAACCGCCGCCTTCGGCCTGCGAATGAACGCCGGCTGGTCATTCGCCGAATTTCAAAAAACCACCGGCTACGATCTGCGCAACGAATGGGCCGAACCGATGCAAACTTTGGTGAAGCAGGGGAACGGTGTGCTGGAGGAAGAACGCTTTCGACTTACGCCGAAAGGATTGCGATTCGCCGATGCCGCGGCTGCGGAGTTTTTGTAA
- a CDS encoding Lrp/AsnC family transcriptional regulator, which yields MSSVVVPVEIADEVNAKILAVSEDQLQGFQRDPFGVVAERTGLAQSVVLERVRAMLEAGVIRRIRQTLLATNLAKGALVAWEVEQGDLDAAFDYMFQKDPFSGHVVTRSTDATTAGSNYKLWTTLKVPQGFSLRKHCEVLKAKVGAKSFRIMPAKKIFALGVGHVRRKDMEPGARSEEPGRVNDVAVVDLTDHEWRIMEAVKREFASEELVEDLWVARAAEAGVSLEEFFKVAEDLNERRVVGRFSTFLEHVKKLSTGEQVTRYNALFHWAVPPGKEIEAGREVGRHYIMTHGYWREGGPEFKNVNIMGVAHGTDKEKVLAHKAGIDQHLAEAGIEVGYTNVFWGGRSEIKPSEISPLAYGKWCEGHGITIDSMKV from the coding sequence ATGAGTTCTGTTGTTGTTCCTGTTGAAATTGCTGATGAAGTGAATGCGAAGATTCTTGCGGTGAGCGAGGATCAGTTGCAGGGATTTCAGCGCGATCCATTTGGCGTGGTGGCGGAGCGGACGGGTTTGGCCCAGTCGGTGGTGCTGGAGCGCGTGCGGGCGATGCTGGAGGCGGGAGTCATCCGGCGTATTCGGCAGACCTTACTGGCCACGAATCTGGCCAAAGGCGCGCTGGTGGCATGGGAGGTGGAGCAGGGCGACCTCGATGCGGCGTTTGATTATATGTTTCAGAAGGATCCGTTTTCCGGCCATGTGGTGACGCGCTCCACGGACGCGACTACGGCGGGATCCAATTACAAACTTTGGACGACGCTGAAAGTGCCGCAGGGGTTTTCATTGCGAAAACATTGCGAAGTGCTCAAGGCGAAGGTGGGCGCGAAGTCGTTTCGCATTATGCCGGCCAAGAAAATTTTCGCCCTCGGAGTGGGTCACGTGCGGCGCAAGGATATGGAGCCGGGCGCGCGTTCGGAGGAGCCGGGTAGGGTGAACGATGTGGCGGTGGTGGATTTGACCGACCACGAGTGGCGCATTATGGAGGCTGTGAAACGTGAGTTTGCGTCGGAAGAATTGGTGGAGGATTTGTGGGTTGCGCGTGCCGCGGAAGCGGGTGTGTCGTTGGAGGAATTTTTCAAAGTCGCGGAAGACTTAAATGAACGCCGTGTGGTTGGCCGTTTCTCAACATTTTTGGAGCACGTCAAAAAACTTTCCACCGGCGAACAAGTCACGCGCTACAACGCGCTCTTTCACTGGGCCGTGCCGCCGGGCAAAGAGATTGAGGCCGGTCGCGAAGTGGGGCGGCATTATATTATGACCCACGGTTATTGGCGCGAAGGCGGGCCGGAGTTTAAGAACGTAAATATTATGGGCGTCGCCCACGGCACGGACAAAGAAAAAGTGCTCGCCCACAAAGCCGGGATCGACCAACACCTCGCCGAGGCCGGCATCGAAGTAGGCTACACCAACGTCTTCTGGGGCGGCCGCAGCGAAATCAAACCTTCCGAGATTTCGCCTCTGGCTTACGGGAAATGGTGCGAGGGGCACGGGATAACGATTGATTCGATGAAGGTTTAG